A genomic segment from Klebsiella africana encodes:
- the menD gene encoding 2-succinyl-5-enolpyruvyl-6-hydroxy-3-cyclohexene-1-carboxylic-acid synthase gives MSVSAFNRRWAAVILEALTRHGVQHICIAPGSRSTPLTLAAAENRAFIHHTHFDERGLGHLALGLAKASRQPVAVIVTSGTATANLYPALIEAGLTGEKLILLTADRPPELIDCGANQAIRQPGMFASHPSQTISLPRPSQDIPARWLVSTIDQALGALHAGGVHINCPFAEPLYGDMDETGLEWQQQLGNWWQSDKPWLRQALQLESEKQRDWFFWRQKRGVVVAGRMSAAEGKKVAEWAQTLGWPLIGDVLSQTGQPLPCADLWLGNGKAVSELAQAQIVVQLGSSLTGKRVLQWQATCEPDEYWLVDNLPGRLDPAQHRGRRLLASVERWLELHPAEKRQPWATAIPELSRQAWQAAVASNEPFGEAQLAQRIRRYLPEQGQLFVGNSLVVRLIDALAQLPAGYPVYSNRGASGIDGLIATAAGVQRASARPTLAIVGDLSALYDLNSLALLRQASAPLVLIVVNNNGGQIFSMLPTPQDERRQFYLMPQDVDFSHAAAMFDLAYHRPDDWPSLEEALAAAWRRAGATVIELAVNETDGTQTLQQLLAQVSRL, from the coding sequence ATGTCAGTAAGCGCATTTAACCGACGCTGGGCGGCGGTGATTCTGGAAGCTTTAACGCGCCATGGCGTGCAGCATATCTGCATCGCGCCGGGCTCGCGCTCGACACCCTTAACCCTGGCGGCGGCGGAAAACCGCGCCTTTATCCATCATACCCATTTCGACGAACGCGGCCTTGGCCACCTGGCGCTCGGTCTGGCGAAGGCCAGCCGACAGCCGGTGGCGGTGATTGTCACCTCCGGGACCGCCACGGCGAACCTCTATCCGGCGCTGATTGAGGCGGGCCTCACCGGCGAAAAGCTGATTCTGTTGACCGCTGACCGTCCGCCGGAGCTGATCGACTGCGGCGCGAACCAGGCGATCCGCCAGCCGGGGATGTTTGCCTCCCATCCTTCGCAGACGATTTCTCTGCCGCGTCCCTCGCAGGATATTCCTGCCCGCTGGCTGGTCTCAACCATCGACCAGGCGCTGGGGGCGCTGCACGCCGGCGGGGTGCATATCAACTGCCCGTTCGCCGAACCACTGTATGGCGACATGGATGAGACCGGTCTGGAGTGGCAACAGCAGCTCGGTAACTGGTGGCAGAGCGATAAACCCTGGTTGCGCCAGGCGCTGCAGCTAGAGAGTGAGAAACAGCGCGACTGGTTCTTCTGGCGGCAAAAACGCGGCGTCGTCGTGGCGGGCAGAATGAGCGCCGCGGAAGGGAAAAAGGTTGCTGAGTGGGCGCAGACCCTCGGCTGGCCGCTGATCGGTGATGTTCTGTCGCAGACCGGGCAGCCGCTGCCGTGCGCCGACCTGTGGTTGGGCAACGGCAAAGCGGTCAGCGAGCTGGCGCAGGCGCAGATCGTTGTGCAACTCGGCAGCAGCCTGACCGGCAAACGCGTGCTCCAGTGGCAGGCGACTTGCGAGCCGGATGAATACTGGCTGGTGGATAATCTGCCCGGTCGTCTCGATCCGGCGCAGCACCGCGGCCGCCGCCTGCTTGCCAGCGTTGAGCGCTGGCTTGAGCTGCACCCGGCCGAGAAACGGCAGCCGTGGGCGACGGCCATCCCTGAGCTCTCCCGCCAGGCATGGCAGGCAGCGGTCGCCAGCAACGAACCCTTTGGCGAAGCCCAGTTGGCGCAGCGTATTCGGCGCTATCTGCCGGAGCAGGGCCAATTGTTTGTCGGTAACAGTCTGGTAGTGCGCCTGATCGACGCCCTGGCGCAGTTGCCGGCGGGTTATCCGGTCTACAGTAACCGCGGCGCCAGCGGCATTGATGGCCTGATCGCCACTGCAGCTGGCGTACAGCGCGCCAGCGCCCGACCGACGCTGGCCATCGTTGGCGATCTCTCCGCGCTCTACGATCTTAACTCACTGGCCCTGCTGCGCCAGGCGTCAGCGCCGCTGGTGCTGATCGTGGTCAATAATAACGGCGGACAGATTTTCTCTATGCTGCCGACGCCCCAGGACGAGCGGCGCCAGTTCTACTTAATGCCGCAGGATGTTGATTTCAGCCACGCGGCGGCGATGTTCGATCTGGCCTATCATCGCCCTGATGACTGGCCGTCGCTGGAAGAGGCGCTGGCAGCCGCCTGGCGCAGGGCGGGGGCGACGGTGATTGAGCTGGCGGTCAACGAGACCGACGGCACACAGACCCTTCAGCAGTTGCTGGCGCAGGTAAGCCGCCTGTGA
- the menH gene encoding 2-succinyl-6-hydroxy-2,4-cyclohexadiene-1-carboxylate synthase, whose amino-acid sequence MILSAAVENGQLGYPWLVFLHGFSGDRNEWREVGDAFPAWPRLYLDLPGHGGSADIAVQDFAGVNALLQATLDSYNIHKYWLIGYSLGGRVAMNFACQPRAGLRGLIVEGGHPGLQDAESRQARRSTDSAWAERFRHEPLAQVFADWYQQPVFASLNAGQRVALVALRSRNNGATLAAMLQATSLARQADLRASLQARDFPFHYLCGECDTKFRAIAQALAADTHIIHHAGHNAHRDNPAAVIACLAQILAS is encoded by the coding sequence GTGATCCTCAGCGCTGCTGTCGAAAACGGTCAGTTGGGTTATCCCTGGCTGGTGTTTCTGCACGGTTTTTCCGGCGACCGCAACGAGTGGCGGGAAGTGGGCGACGCCTTTCCCGCCTGGCCGCGGCTGTATCTCGATCTGCCGGGCCACGGCGGCTCGGCGGATATCGCGGTGCAGGACTTTGCCGGGGTCAATGCTCTGCTGCAGGCTACGCTTGATAGTTACAACATACATAAGTATTGGCTGATCGGCTACTCGCTGGGCGGCCGAGTGGCGATGAACTTCGCCTGCCAGCCGCGCGCGGGCCTGCGCGGGCTGATCGTCGAGGGCGGACACCCGGGCCTGCAGGATGCAGAGTCACGGCAGGCGAGGCGTAGCACCGATAGCGCCTGGGCAGAACGTTTCCGCCATGAGCCGTTGGCGCAGGTCTTTGCCGACTGGTATCAGCAGCCGGTCTTCGCTTCACTAAACGCCGGGCAGCGCGTGGCGCTGGTCGCCTTACGCAGCCGCAATAACGGCGCGACGCTGGCGGCGATGCTGCAGGCGACCTCCCTTGCCCGGCAAGCCGATTTGCGCGCGTCTCTGCAGGCTCGCGATTTTCCTTTTCACTACCTGTGCGGGGAATGCGACACGAAGTTTCGCGCCATCGCGCAAGCGCTCGCCGCCGATACCCATATCATTCACCATGCCGGACACAACGCGCACCGGGATAACCCGGCGGCGGTGATTGCCTGTCTGGCGCAGATTCTGGCAAGTTAA
- the menB gene encoding 1,4-dihydroxy-2-naphthoyl-CoA synthase produces MISLDEAMLYAPVEWHDCSEGYTDIRYHKSADGIAKITINRPQVRNAFRPLTVKEMIQALADARYDDNIGVIVLTGEGEKAFCAGGDQKVRGDYGGYQDDSGVHHLNVLDFQRQIRTCPKPVVAMVAGYSIGGGHVLHMMCDLTIAADNAIFGQTGPKVGSFDGGWGASYMARIVGQKKAREIWFLCRQYDAQQALDMGLVNTVVPLAELEKETVRWCREMLQNSPMALRCLKAALNADCDGQAGLQELAGNATMLFYMTEEGQEGRNAFNQKRQPDFSKFKRNP; encoded by the coding sequence ATGATCTCTCTTGATGAAGCAATGCTCTACGCCCCCGTTGAATGGCACGATTGCTCCGAAGGCTATACCGATATTCGCTATCACAAATCGGCCGACGGCATTGCCAAAATCACTATCAACCGCCCGCAGGTGCGCAACGCTTTCCGCCCGCTGACCGTCAAAGAGATGATTCAGGCGCTGGCGGATGCCCGCTATGACGACAATATCGGCGTCATCGTGCTGACCGGTGAAGGCGAGAAAGCCTTTTGCGCCGGCGGCGACCAAAAAGTCCGCGGCGACTACGGCGGCTATCAGGACGACTCCGGCGTTCATCATCTTAACGTGCTCGACTTCCAGCGCCAGATCCGCACCTGCCCGAAACCGGTGGTGGCGATGGTGGCCGGCTACTCTATCGGCGGCGGCCACGTACTGCACATGATGTGCGATCTGACCATCGCGGCGGACAATGCCATCTTCGGCCAGACCGGGCCTAAAGTCGGCTCCTTTGATGGCGGGTGGGGCGCTTCCTATATGGCGCGGATCGTCGGGCAGAAAAAAGCGCGCGAAATCTGGTTCCTGTGCCGGCAGTATGACGCGCAGCAGGCGCTGGACATGGGGCTGGTGAATACCGTGGTCCCGTTGGCGGAGCTGGAAAAAGAGACCGTGCGCTGGTGTCGTGAAATGCTGCAAAACAGCCCAATGGCGCTGCGCTGCCTGAAAGCGGCGCTGAACGCCGACTGCGATGGCCAGGCCGGGCTGCAGGAGCTGGCGGGTAATGCCACCATGCTGTTCTACATGACGGAAGAAGGGCAGGAAGGACGTAACGCCTTTAACCAGAAACGTCAGCCGGACTTCAGCAAATTTAAACGGAATCCATAA
- the menC gene encoding o-succinylbenzoate synthase translates to MRVSQVYRWQIPMDAGVVLRERRLKTRDGLFIRLQEGEREGWGEISPLPGFSDETLEEAQMALLAWALAWRNGAEPPLPMQPSVAFGISCAQAELSGVLPLAADYRAAPLCSGDPDELFARLAAMPGEKVAKVKVGLWEAVRDGMVVNLLLEAIPDLQLRLDANRAWTPLKAQQFAKYVNPAYRQRIAFLEEPCKTREESRAFSRETGIAIAWDESLREADFRFVAEPGVRAVVIKPTLTGSVQKVQQQVAAAHALGLSAVISSSIESSLGLTQLARIAAWLTPQTIPGLDTLALMGAQLIRPWPESTLPMINIDALEPLL, encoded by the coding sequence ATGCGCGTTTCGCAGGTTTACCGCTGGCAGATACCGATGGACGCGGGCGTGGTGCTGCGCGAGCGGCGGTTAAAAACCCGCGACGGGCTGTTCATCCGCCTGCAGGAGGGGGAGCGCGAAGGCTGGGGGGAAATTTCTCCCCTGCCGGGATTCAGTGACGAGACGCTGGAAGAGGCGCAAATGGCGCTGCTGGCGTGGGCGCTGGCCTGGCGCAACGGCGCGGAGCCGCCGCTTCCGATGCAGCCCTCCGTCGCGTTTGGTATCAGCTGCGCGCAGGCGGAGCTCAGCGGCGTGCTGCCGCTGGCCGCGGATTATCGCGCCGCGCCGCTCTGCTCCGGCGACCCGGATGAGCTATTCGCCAGACTGGCGGCGATGCCCGGCGAGAAGGTCGCTAAGGTGAAAGTGGGGCTGTGGGAGGCGGTCCGCGACGGCATGGTGGTTAATCTGCTGCTGGAGGCTATCCCCGACCTGCAGCTGCGGCTGGACGCCAACCGGGCGTGGACACCGCTTAAAGCGCAGCAGTTCGCCAAATACGTTAATCCGGCGTATCGCCAGCGCATTGCCTTTCTTGAAGAACCCTGCAAAACGCGAGAGGAATCGCGGGCCTTTAGCCGCGAGACAGGGATCGCTATCGCCTGGGATGAAAGCCTGCGCGAGGCGGATTTCCGCTTTGTCGCCGAGCCGGGCGTGCGCGCGGTGGTGATCAAGCCGACGCTGACCGGCAGTGTGCAAAAGGTTCAGCAACAGGTCGCCGCGGCGCATGCCCTGGGGCTGAGTGCGGTGATTAGCTCGTCGATCGAGTCCAGCCTCGGGTTAACCCAGCTGGCGCGGATTGCCGCCTGGCTGACGCCGCAGACCATCCCCGGACTCGACACGCTGGCGCTGATGGGCGCGCAACTGATACGGCCGTGGCCGGAAAGTACGCTACCGATGATTAACATTGATGCGCTGGAGCCGCTGCTGTGA
- the menE gene encoding o-succinylbenzoate--CoA ligase, protein MTFNDWPWRHWRQRRGEAQALRLNNQPLTWRELCARVDALASGFAAQGVMEGQGVALRAYNQPETLLAWLALLQCGARVLPLNPQLPAVLLQELLPALTIQHQLVLNGAALPGDLPALTLQAAEGAHALCWHGERLVSMTLTSGSTGLPKAAVHSANAHLASAAGVLALMPFAAEDDWLLSLPLFHVSGQGIIWRWLLAGARLTVRDKQPLEQALQGCTHASLVPTQLWRLLNDDAALSLKAVLLGGAAIPVELTERARAQGIHTFCGYGLTEFASTVCAKVADGAADVGEPLPGREVKIVAGEIWLRASSMAAGYWRDGQLLPLTNDEGWFATRDRGALHNGRLTVVGRLDNLFFSGGEGIQPEEVERVILAYPQVQQVFIVPLDDVEYGQRPVAVVECDDGCEMSALAAWSAERLARFQQPVRWLRLPEALKNGGIKISRRALCEWVRQQTHTTVS, encoded by the coding sequence GTGACCTTTAACGACTGGCCCTGGCGCCACTGGCGCCAGCGGCGCGGTGAAGCCCAGGCCTTACGTCTCAATAACCAGCCGCTGACCTGGCGTGAGCTATGCGCGCGGGTTGACGCGCTGGCGTCTGGTTTTGCCGCGCAGGGCGTAATGGAAGGTCAGGGCGTGGCGCTCCGGGCTTATAACCAGCCGGAAACGCTGCTGGCCTGGCTGGCGCTGCTACAGTGCGGGGCGCGGGTACTGCCGCTGAATCCGCAGCTGCCAGCGGTGTTGCTGCAAGAACTGTTGCCTGCGTTAACCATACAGCATCAACTGGTGCTTAACGGGGCTGCGCTGCCGGGGGATTTACCCGCGTTAACGCTGCAGGCGGCAGAAGGCGCCCATGCCCTTTGCTGGCATGGCGAACGGTTGGTCTCGATGACGTTAACCTCCGGCTCAACCGGTCTGCCGAAAGCGGCGGTACATAGTGCCAACGCTCATCTGGCCAGCGCGGCTGGCGTGCTGGCGCTGATGCCGTTTGCCGCGGAAGACGACTGGCTATTGTCGCTGCCGTTGTTCCATGTCTCCGGGCAGGGGATCATCTGGCGCTGGCTGCTGGCTGGCGCGCGGCTGACGGTGCGTGACAAACAACCGCTGGAGCAAGCGCTGCAGGGCTGTACCCACGCTTCACTGGTACCGACTCAGCTGTGGCGCCTGCTGAATGATGATGCTGCGCTTTCCCTCAAGGCGGTGCTGCTCGGCGGGGCGGCGATCCCGGTCGAGCTGACCGAAAGAGCGCGAGCGCAGGGGATACACACATTTTGCGGCTACGGCCTCACCGAGTTCGCTTCCACGGTCTGTGCCAAAGTGGCCGACGGCGCGGCGGATGTGGGCGAACCGCTGCCGGGGCGGGAGGTGAAAATTGTTGCCGGCGAGATCTGGCTGCGGGCGTCCAGTATGGCCGCAGGCTACTGGCGGGATGGTCAATTGTTGCCATTAACCAACGATGAAGGCTGGTTTGCGACGCGCGATCGCGGAGCATTACACAACGGTCGGCTGACGGTTGTTGGGCGACTGGATAATCTCTTTTTTAGCGGTGGGGAAGGTATTCAACCGGAAGAGGTCGAGCGTGTGATACTCGCATATCCGCAGGTACAACAGGTGTTTATTGTACCGCTGGATGATGTCGAATATGGTCAGCGCCCGGTCGCGGTGGTGGAATGCGATGACGGCTGCGAGATGAGCGCCCTGGCGGCATGGAGCGCTGAGCGGTTAGCGCGTTTCCAGCAGCCGGTGCGTTGGCTACGGCTGCCGGAAGCGTTAAAGAACGGCGGGATTAAGATTTCGCGCCGGGCGCTGTGCGAGTGGGTCAGGCAGCAGACGCATACAACGGTATCGTAA
- the nudI gene encoding nucleoside triphosphatase NudI, producing the protein MRQRTIVCPLIQNEGHYLLCKMAPDRGVFPGQWALSGGGVEPGERIEEALRREIREELGEKLILTHIAPWCFRDDTRVKTYPDGHQETIYMIYLIFDCVSANRDVTINEEFDDYAWVKAEDLKNYDLNAATRLTLSLKGLL; encoded by the coding sequence ATGCGCCAAAGGACGATTGTTTGCCCGCTTATTCAGAATGAAGGCCATTATCTGCTGTGTAAGATGGCACCCGACCGCGGCGTTTTTCCCGGGCAATGGGCCTTATCCGGCGGCGGCGTGGAGCCAGGGGAACGTATTGAAGAGGCGCTGCGGCGGGAAATTCGCGAAGAGCTCGGCGAAAAACTTATTCTCACCCATATCGCGCCATGGTGCTTTCGCGACGATACCCGCGTCAAAACCTATCCCGACGGGCATCAGGAAACGATCTACATGATCTATCTCATCTTCGACTGCGTCAGCGCCAATCGCGACGTGACGATCAATGAGGAGTTTGACGATTACGCCTGGGTCAAAGCCGAAGATCTCAAAAACTACGATCTCAATGCCGCCACCCGCCTTACCCTCAGCCTGAAAGGACTACTTTAA